A single Heterodontus francisci isolate sHetFra1 chromosome 11, sHetFra1.hap1, whole genome shotgun sequence DNA region contains:
- the LOC137375387 gene encoding transmembrane 4 L6 family member 20-like isoform X4, whose protein sequence is MLEILSRSGSISGERSGLTFQVIPTVSMSLAARKGQNCNTRTGLLLSALLSVISVIGALYCALVSLHSLIKGPLICDTSQSLENCNFSIEDIKSISNFEFDLKWFLEDKCGINQTDFQIVPADLPGTNFSTLPSNELTVSSVKAASTAPALKMDVGLQKTIHMITFTGLFLVGILEVMVSAIQIIVGVCGCICGTSKRRRGRPL, encoded by the exons atgctggaaatactcagcaggtctggcagcattagtggagagagaagtgggttaacgtttcag GTTATTCCAACAGTATCCATGTCTTTGGCAGCACGGAAGGGACAAAATTGCAATACCAGAACAGGG CTCTTGCTGTCTGCACTTCTCAGTGTTATCAGTGTTATTGGAGCCCTGTATTGTGCATTGGTTTCACTTCATTCCCTTATTAAGGGGCCACTGATCTGCGATACAAGTCAAAGTCTGGAAAACTGCAACTTCTCAATAGAAGACATAAA GTCTATTTCAAATTTCGAGTTTGATTTGAAGTGGTTTCTGGAAGACAAGTGTGGAATTAATCAAACTGACTTTCAAATTGTACCGGCTGATCTACCAGGCACCAACTTTTCCACCCTTCCCAGCAATGAATTAACCGTTTCCAGCGTGAAAGCCGCATCCACTGCTCCCGCCTTAAAGATGGATGTAGGGTTGCAAAAGACGATTCACATGATCACTTTCACCGGACTCTTTTTGGTTGGGATACTGGAAGTGATGGTCAGTGCGATACAAATAATCGTTGGCGTCTGCGGCTGTATCTGCGGAACATCCAAGAGGAGGCGCGGTAGACCCTTGTAA
- the LOC137375387 gene encoding transmembrane 4 L6 family member 20-like isoform X2 → MPCFTLFNGSCLLALTILAIVLNMIPLIVNYHDGRLFQNSISCYEWWLPGVFGGGILLLLSALLSVISVIGALYCALVSLHSLIKGPLICDTSQSLENCNFSIEDIKSISNFEFDLKWFLEDKCGINQTDFQIVPADLPGTNFSTLPSNELTVSSVKAASTAPALKMDVGLQKTIHMITFTGLFLVGILEVMVSAIQIIVGVCGCICGTSKRRRGRPL, encoded by the exons ATGCCTTGCTTCACATTATTTAATGGATCTTGTCTCCTGGCTTTGACCATTTTGGCTATTGTCCTGAACATGATACCTCTAATTGTGAACTACCACGATGGTCGGTTGTTTCAGAACTCCATATCGTGTTATGAATGGTGGCTACCTGGTGTTTTTGGAGGTGGGATCTTG CTCTTGCTGTCTGCACTTCTCAGTGTTATCAGTGTTATTGGAGCCCTGTATTGTGCATTGGTTTCACTTCATTCCCTTATTAAGGGGCCACTGATCTGCGATACAAGTCAAAGTCTGGAAAACTGCAACTTCTCAATAGAAGACATAAA GTCTATTTCAAATTTCGAGTTTGATTTGAAGTGGTTTCTGGAAGACAAGTGTGGAATTAATCAAACTGACTTTCAAATTGTACCGGCTGATCTACCAGGCACCAACTTTTCCACCCTTCCCAGCAATGAATTAACCGTTTCCAGCGTGAAAGCCGCATCCACTGCTCCCGCCTTAAAGATGGATGTAGGGTTGCAAAAGACGATTCACATGATCACTTTCACCGGACTCTTTTTGGTTGGGATACTGGAAGTGATGGTCAGTGCGATACAAATAATCGTTGGCGTCTGCGGCTGTATCTGCGGAACATCCAAGAGGAGGCGCGGTAGACCCTTGTAA
- the LOC137375387 gene encoding transmembrane 4 L6 family member 20-like isoform X1, with the protein MPCFTLFNGSCLLALTILAIVLNMIPLIVNYHDGRLFQNSISCYEWWLPGVFGGGILVIPTVSMSLAARKGQNCNTRTGLLLSALLSVISVIGALYCALVSLHSLIKGPLICDTSQSLENCNFSIEDIKSISNFEFDLKWFLEDKCGINQTDFQIVPADLPGTNFSTLPSNELTVSSVKAASTAPALKMDVGLQKTIHMITFTGLFLVGILEVMVSAIQIIVGVCGCICGTSKRRRGRPL; encoded by the exons ATGCCTTGCTTCACATTATTTAATGGATCTTGTCTCCTGGCTTTGACCATTTTGGCTATTGTCCTGAACATGATACCTCTAATTGTGAACTACCACGATGGTCGGTTGTTTCAGAACTCCATATCGTGTTATGAATGGTGGCTACCTGGTGTTTTTGGAGGTGGGATCTTG GTTATTCCAACAGTATCCATGTCTTTGGCAGCACGGAAGGGACAAAATTGCAATACCAGAACAGGG CTCTTGCTGTCTGCACTTCTCAGTGTTATCAGTGTTATTGGAGCCCTGTATTGTGCATTGGTTTCACTTCATTCCCTTATTAAGGGGCCACTGATCTGCGATACAAGTCAAAGTCTGGAAAACTGCAACTTCTCAATAGAAGACATAAA GTCTATTTCAAATTTCGAGTTTGATTTGAAGTGGTTTCTGGAAGACAAGTGTGGAATTAATCAAACTGACTTTCAAATTGTACCGGCTGATCTACCAGGCACCAACTTTTCCACCCTTCCCAGCAATGAATTAACCGTTTCCAGCGTGAAAGCCGCATCCACTGCTCCCGCCTTAAAGATGGATGTAGGGTTGCAAAAGACGATTCACATGATCACTTTCACCGGACTCTTTTTGGTTGGGATACTGGAAGTGATGGTCAGTGCGATACAAATAATCGTTGGCGTCTGCGGCTGTATCTGCGGAACATCCAAGAGGAGGCGCGGTAGACCCTTGTAA
- the LOC137375387 gene encoding transmembrane 4 L6 family member 20-like isoform X3 yields the protein MWLKLIAEKRKGGKNKNKIENSIIAISTQVIPTVSMSLAARKGQNCNTRTGLLLSALLSVISVIGALYCALVSLHSLIKGPLICDTSQSLENCNFSIEDIKSISNFEFDLKWFLEDKCGINQTDFQIVPADLPGTNFSTLPSNELTVSSVKAASTAPALKMDVGLQKTIHMITFTGLFLVGILEVMVSAIQIIVGVCGCICGTSKRRRGRPL from the exons ATGTGGCTAAAATTGATTGCAGAGAAAAGAAAAGGAGGTAAAAATAAGAACAAAATTGAAAATTCAATCATCGCCATATCCACTCAG GTTATTCCAACAGTATCCATGTCTTTGGCAGCACGGAAGGGACAAAATTGCAATACCAGAACAGGG CTCTTGCTGTCTGCACTTCTCAGTGTTATCAGTGTTATTGGAGCCCTGTATTGTGCATTGGTTTCACTTCATTCCCTTATTAAGGGGCCACTGATCTGCGATACAAGTCAAAGTCTGGAAAACTGCAACTTCTCAATAGAAGACATAAA GTCTATTTCAAATTTCGAGTTTGATTTGAAGTGGTTTCTGGAAGACAAGTGTGGAATTAATCAAACTGACTTTCAAATTGTACCGGCTGATCTACCAGGCACCAACTTTTCCACCCTTCCCAGCAATGAATTAACCGTTTCCAGCGTGAAAGCCGCATCCACTGCTCCCGCCTTAAAGATGGATGTAGGGTTGCAAAAGACGATTCACATGATCACTTTCACCGGACTCTTTTTGGTTGGGATACTGGAAGTGATGGTCAGTGCGATACAAATAATCGTTGGCGTCTGCGGCTGTATCTGCGGAACATCCAAGAGGAGGCGCGGTAGACCCTTGTAA